The nucleotide sequence CGCGATGGCCACGCCCATCGCGACCGGAGCGCTCAAGCCCAAGACCGCGGTGCTCCTGGCCGCTCTGCTGAACCTGGTCGGCGCCTTCCTGTCGACGGAGGTCTCCAAGACCATCTCCGGCGGCATCATCCAGGAGGATGCGATCATTGCCGCGGGGGCGGAGCTGTTCCTCGCCTTGATCTTCGCCGGTCTGATCGGCGCCATCACCTGGAACATGCTCACCTGGCTGCTCGGCCTGCCGTCGAGCTCCTCCCACGCCCTCTTCGGCGGCCTGATCGGCGCGACCCTCGTCGGCGCCGGTCTCGGGGGCATCGACTTCGGAGCGGTGCTGTCGAAGATCGTCCTGCCCGCTCTCATCGCCCCGATCACCGCCGGCATCATCGCCTTCGTCGCGACGAAGATCGCCTACTCGGTGACGCGCCGATACGACGGCAAGCCGGACGGTCGTGACGGCTTCCGCTGGGGGCAGATCTTCACTTCGTCCCTCGTCGCTCTCGCGCACGGCACGAACGACGCGCAGAAGACGATGGGCGTCATCACGCTCGCCATGATCACGATCGGCTGGCAGTCCGGTGCTCACCACGAGCCCGAGCTCTGGGTCATCGTCGCCTGTGCGTTCACCATCGCGCTGGGCACCTACCTCGGCGGGTGGCGCATCATCCGCACGCTGGGCAAGGGGCTGACCGACGTCAAGCCGGCGCAGGGCTTCTCCGCCGAGAGCTCGACGGCCGCGACCATCCTCGCCTCCAGCGCCCTGGGCTTCGCGCTCTCGACCACGCAGGTCGCCTCGGGGTCGGTGATCGGTTCGGGCCTCGGCCGCCGCGGCTCGACGGTCCGGTGGCGGACAGCCGGCCGCATCGGCGTCGGCTGGCTGCTGACGCTCCCCGCCGCCGGTGGCGTCGGTGCCCTCGCCGCGCTGCTCGTCGTGTGGCTCGGCACCTGGGGCGTCGCGATCGACGCGGTCCTGGCGGTCGCGATCATCCTCGGCCTGTACATGCGCTCCCGGCGCAACGCCGTGACCCCGGCCAACGCGATGAGCGATGTGGCCGAGTCGCATCTGGCCGTCGAGGTGCCCGACACCCCGCCGCCCACGCGCCGCCAGCAGCGCATCGCTCAGGCGAAGGCGGAAGCGAAGGCCCGGGCAGAGGCGAAGGACAAGGCCAAGGCCGAGGCCAAGGACAAGGCGAAGAAGAACGCCAAGGCCAAGGCCGACGCGAAGGCCGCGAAGACGGGCACCCTCCCGTCCTCCGACGTGCCGCGGAACGAGGACCAGGCATGAACGTCACGATCGACTGGTTCGCCTTCCTGCAGGTGTTCGCCGCCGCGCTCATCGGCGCGGCCGCCATCGTCACCTTCTACGCCGTGGGGCTGCGACTGCTGGTCCGCAGCGGTCGCGCGCCGATCGTGAGCCCGGCCGAGTTCACGGACGCCATCACGGTGATCTCCGAGAAGGAGCTCAAGCGTGCCGCCAAGCAGGCGGCCAAGGCGGCGAAGAAGAGCCCGCTCACCGAGGGGCAGAAGACGGTCGCCCTCGTCGGCGCCTACGCGTGCTTCGTGCTCTGCGGTGTTGCCGTCATCGCCGGAATCCTCATCATCGTCGTCGGTCACTGACCGCTCCGGCGAGCCCGGTGGGCGCGTCGGTGCACGGCCCTAGGCTGTGGGCATGTCCGCAGTGCTCGGAACCCCTCCCGTCTTCGGCCGGTATGCGCCGGCCTCCCACGTCCTGATCCACGTCAGCGACCCGCACTTCCTCGCCGGGGGCGCGGCCCTGGGTGGGCGGTACGACGTCGAGCAGACCTTCGCGCAGACGCTCGCGGCGATCCGCGCCGTGCATCCGTCGCCCGCGGCGATTGTGATCACCGGCGACCTCGCTGATCTGGGCGAGCCGGACGCGTACCGCCGGTTGCGGGCTGCCGTCGAGCCGGTGGCCGCCGCCCTCGATGCGCCCGTCGTCTGGGTCGCCGGGAATCACGACGAGCGTCCGGCGATGCGGGAGGTCCTGCTGGGCGGCGAGCCCGGCGAGGAGCCCGTCACCGGGGTGTGGGACCTCGACGGCCTTCGTCTGGTCGCCCTGGACACGAGCGTCCCCGGCTGGCACCACGGCGACCTCGGTCCCGCTCAGCTCTCCTGGCTGGCGGACGTCCTCTCCGAGCCGGCACCACACGGCACGCTCCTGGCGATGCACCATCCGCCGCTGCCCAGCCATCTGCCGCTGTTCGACATCCTCGAGCTCCGGCATCAGGATGAGCTCGCGGCGGTCATCCGGGGCACGGACGTCCGCGGCATCCTGGCGGGGCATCTGCACTACTCCTCGCACGGGCTGTTCGCCGGTGTCCCGGTGAGCGTGGCGTCCGCCACCTGTTACACGATGAACGTGGCGCGTCCGGCGGCGGACGTGAACGGGATGGACGCTGCCCAGGCCTTCCAGATCGTTCACGTGCGACCGGAGACCATCACACACACGGTCGTCCCGGTGGTCGACGCCCCGACGGGCGACTACTTCTCGGAAGAGTGGATCGCACGGATGGCGGCGCTCAGTCCGGAGGCACGCCTGGAAGCGTTCTCCCGGAAATCGCCGCAGGGACCGGCGTAGACTGGCAGCATCCCCCGACTTTCCGTTCGCCACGACCCACGAGGATGTGACATGGCTTCTGCCGCGCCCGCCAAGACCCG is from Microbacterium sp. BLY and encodes:
- a CDS encoding phosphodiesterase; amino-acid sequence: MSAVLGTPPVFGRYAPASHVLIHVSDPHFLAGGAALGGRYDVEQTFAQTLAAIRAVHPSPAAIVITGDLADLGEPDAYRRLRAAVEPVAAALDAPVVWVAGNHDERPAMREVLLGGEPGEEPVTGVWDLDGLRLVALDTSVPGWHHGDLGPAQLSWLADVLSEPAPHGTLLAMHHPPLPSHLPLFDILELRHQDELAAVIRGTDVRGILAGHLHYSSHGLFAGVPVSVASATCYTMNVARPAADVNGMDAAQAFQIVHVRPETITHTVVPVVDAPTGDYFSEEWIARMAALSPEARLEAFSRKSPQGPA
- a CDS encoding peptidase, which codes for MNVTIDWFAFLQVFAAALIGAAAIVTFYAVGLRLLVRSGRAPIVSPAEFTDAITVISEKELKRAAKQAAKAAKKSPLTEGQKTVALVGAYACFVLCGVAVIAGILIIVVGH
- a CDS encoding inorganic phosphate transporter → METAALIVVLVIALALFFDFTNGFHDTANAMATPIATGALKPKTAVLLAALLNLVGAFLSTEVSKTISGGIIQEDAIIAAGAELFLALIFAGLIGAITWNMLTWLLGLPSSSSHALFGGLIGATLVGAGLGGIDFGAVLSKIVLPALIAPITAGIIAFVATKIAYSVTRRYDGKPDGRDGFRWGQIFTSSLVALAHGTNDAQKTMGVITLAMITIGWQSGAHHEPELWVIVACAFTIALGTYLGGWRIIRTLGKGLTDVKPAQGFSAESSTAATILASSALGFALSTTQVASGSVIGSGLGRRGSTVRWRTAGRIGVGWLLTLPAAGGVGALAALLVVWLGTWGVAIDAVLAVAIILGLYMRSRRNAVTPANAMSDVAESHLAVEVPDTPPPTRRQQRIAQAKAEAKARAEAKDKAKAEAKDKAKKNAKAKADAKAAKTGTLPSSDVPRNEDQA